A stretch of Bradyrhizobium diazoefficiens DNA encodes these proteins:
- a CDS encoding amidase translates to MTDGSGRTAFPPAPTGLGALSATEIMAGYRRKAFTPRDVVDDTIAALQAANEACNAVVTPMYEQARAEADRLTRQMRAGEAKGPLAGVPVTIKDLVFVAGVPAYGGSPMNKSFVPEADAAVVSALKAAGAIITCKTTTCESGYKLTADSPVTGTTRNPWNPGRTSGGSSGGAAAGVAAGCGPIAIGTDGVGSVRVPASFCGVFGLKPTFGLVPRSPGFSPPSWASLAHTGPITRTVADAALTLEIIAGYDMRDAASLPVPSRRFDTNAGRLDGIRIGASADLGYAAVSPDVCAAFGKALAILDSCGAQVTMDGPGLDPGILDHTLKPIAFTEQAAAVATRTTADLASSEADYRAVVAAGRHYSGTDYVEAGYRRGQARSAFVKLFERVDVLVTPTVAVTAFEAGRIGIDTVDGSKVDPHLGWSPFTWPINLAGLPAATLPCGFDRDGMPIGLQIIAPWLDEPTIFRIAAAFEQAQPWAKFWPSLVLREEGRARTKA, encoded by the coding sequence ATGACTGATGGTTCCGGCCGAACGGCCTTCCCGCCGGCGCCGACTGGCCTTGGCGCGCTTTCTGCAACCGAGATCATGGCCGGCTACCGGCGCAAGGCGTTCACCCCACGCGACGTCGTCGACGATACCATCGCCGCGCTTCAGGCCGCGAACGAAGCCTGCAACGCGGTGGTGACGCCGATGTACGAGCAGGCGCGGGCGGAGGCCGATCGTCTCACCAGGCAGATGCGCGCGGGCGAGGCCAAGGGGCCGCTCGCCGGCGTGCCGGTCACGATCAAGGACCTCGTTTTCGTCGCGGGCGTGCCGGCCTATGGCGGCTCGCCCATGAACAAGAGTTTTGTGCCCGAGGCCGATGCCGCCGTGGTGTCGGCGCTGAAGGCTGCGGGTGCAATCATCACCTGCAAGACTACGACCTGCGAGTCCGGTTACAAGCTCACGGCGGACAGTCCGGTCACGGGGACCACGCGAAACCCCTGGAATCCCGGTCGCACCAGCGGCGGGTCCAGCGGCGGCGCGGCGGCGGGCGTCGCGGCCGGCTGCGGCCCGATCGCGATCGGCACCGATGGCGTTGGCTCGGTCCGCGTGCCGGCATCCTTCTGCGGCGTGTTCGGGTTGAAGCCGACCTTCGGCCTCGTGCCGCGCTCGCCCGGTTTCTCGCCGCCGTCCTGGGCGTCGCTCGCGCACACCGGACCGATTACGCGGACAGTCGCGGATGCCGCGCTGACACTGGAAATTATCGCCGGCTACGACATGCGCGATGCCGCAAGTCTGCCCGTGCCCTCCCGCCGTTTCGATACGAACGCGGGACGCCTGGATGGCATTCGCATCGGCGCCAGCGCCGATCTCGGCTACGCCGCCGTCAGTCCCGACGTGTGCGCAGCATTTGGCAAGGCACTCGCGATTCTCGATTCCTGCGGCGCGCAGGTCACCATGGATGGTCCCGGGCTCGATCCGGGCATCCTGGACCACACGCTGAAGCCGATCGCCTTCACCGAGCAGGCGGCGGCGGTCGCGACCAGGACCACAGCCGATCTCGCCAGCTCCGAAGCCGATTATCGCGCTGTTGTTGCGGCCGGGCGTCATTACAGCGGCACGGACTATGTCGAGGCTGGCTATCGCCGCGGCCAGGCGCGCAGCGCCTTCGTGAAATTGTTCGAACGCGTCGACGTGCTGGTAACGCCGACGGTCGCGGTGACCGCGTTCGAGGCCGGCCGGATCGGCATCGACACGGTCGACGGCAGCAAGGTCGATCCGCATCTCGGCTGGTCGCCTTTCACTTGGCCGATCAATCTTGCTGGTCTTCCGGCGGCGACGCTGCCCTGCGGCTTCGATCGCGATGGCATGCCGATCGGGCTTCAGATCATCGCGCCCTGGCTCGACGAGCCCACCATCTTCCGCATCGCCGCAGCGTTCGAGCAGGCGCAGCCCTGGGCAAAATTCTGGCCGTCGCTGGTGCTGCGCGAGGAGGGACGGGCGCGGACCAAGGCGTGA
- a CDS encoding xanthine dehydrogenase family protein subunit M, which yields MKPFTYHQPNQIPDAAKLLTSIEDSKLVAGGMTLIPTLKQRLANPPALVDLSKLANLKGITDDGATITIGAMTPHAVVAASQLVQSKIPGLAALASMIGDPAVRNRGTIGGSVANNDPAADYPAGVLGLGATIVTSTREIAADKFFLGLFETALEVGEIITAIRFPVPLRAGYAKFKAPASRYALVGVFVAKFADGVRVAVTGAGSGVFRVPPMEAALSGNFDPSAIAAIKIDTDGLTSDIHAEADYRAHLVTVMAKRAVDAALS from the coding sequence ATGAAGCCATTTACTTATCACCAGCCCAACCAGATTCCCGACGCGGCGAAACTCCTGACCTCGATCGAGGACAGTAAGCTCGTTGCCGGCGGCATGACGTTGATCCCGACGCTGAAGCAGCGGCTGGCCAATCCGCCTGCACTGGTCGATCTCTCCAAACTCGCAAATCTCAAGGGCATCACCGACGATGGCGCCACCATCACCATTGGCGCGATGACGCCGCACGCGGTGGTGGCGGCCTCGCAACTGGTGCAGTCAAAAATCCCCGGGCTCGCGGCGCTGGCCTCGATGATCGGCGACCCCGCTGTGCGCAACCGCGGCACCATCGGCGGCTCGGTCGCCAACAACGACCCGGCGGCGGATTATCCGGCCGGCGTGCTCGGCCTTGGCGCCACCATCGTCACCAGCACGCGTGAGATCGCGGCCGACAAGTTCTTCCTCGGCCTGTTCGAGACGGCGCTTGAGGTCGGCGAGATCATCACCGCGATCCGTTTTCCTGTGCCGCTTAGGGCGGGCTACGCAAAGTTCAAGGCGCCGGCATCGCGTTATGCGCTGGTCGGCGTGTTCGTCGCGAAATTCGCCGATGGTGTTCGCGTCGCCGTGACTGGCGCAGGCTCCGGCGTATTCCGCGTGCCGCCGATGGAAGCGGCGCTGTCGGGCAATTTCGATCCGTCCGCGATCGCGGCGATCAAGATCGACACCGACGGTCTCACCTCCGATATCCACGCCGAGGCCGATTACCGTGCGCATCTCGTCACGGTGATGGCCAAGCGCGCCGTCGACGCGGCGCTCAGCTAG